The following are encoded together in the Panicum virgatum strain AP13 chromosome 6K, P.virgatum_v5, whole genome shotgun sequence genome:
- the LOC120713818 gene encoding dihydroneopterin aldolase 1-like → MAEAGGDKLILRGLQFHGFHGVKREEQTLGQKFVVDVDAWTDLAAAGESDSIADTVSYTDIYGIAKDVVEGTPHNLLESVAQSIAKATLLKFPQISAVRVKIGKPHVAVQGVVDYLGVEITRHRNKA, encoded by the exons atggcggaggccggcggcgacaaGCTCATCCTGCGCGGCCTGCAGTTCCACGGCTTCCACGGCGTGAAGCGGGAGGAGCAGACGCTGGGCCAGAAGTTCGTCGTCGACGTCGACGCATGgacggacctcgccgccgccggcgagtccgACAGCATCGCCGACACCGTCAGCTACACCGACATCTACGG GATTGCTAAGGATGTCGTCGAAGGCACGCCGCACAACCTCTTGGAGTCGGTGGCTCAGTCGATCGCAAAGGCCACGCTGCTCAAGTTCCCTCAGATCTCCGCCGTCCGGGTGAAGATTGGCAAACCTCACGTCGCGGTGCAAGGCGTTGTGGACTATCTGGGCGTCGAGATAACGAGGCACAGAAACAAAGCGTGA
- the LOC120713817 gene encoding probable protein S-acyltransferase 20: MARKHGWQLPVHTLQVVAITVFLLLVVAFYAFFAPFLGKKVLEYVAIGTYTFVAFAVFIFYIRCTSINPADPGIMSQFEDGFIDAPGSTADIQGTNLPAKTDTVAGTNSPTSTYRSSLDGRSNRDGLAAGDANIDLGSQPPRSSRSCLLGGLVCALFIKEDCRKFDDSENQVDGEDALFCTLCNAEVRKFSKHCKSCDKCVDGFDHHCRWLNNCVGRKNYFTFLALMTTSLLWLAIEIGVGIAVLVICFTNKNSERIIQDKLGNGLPRPAFATIVAFFTLLSIVACVPLGELFFFHMILIRKGITTYEYVVAMRAMSEVAQEEEDQEEVNIVYSPTNSATTGFSGASSLGLHYKGSWCTPPRIFVDKDEVIPHLEPGMVPSTVDPDAVRHAERANKAKKQVKISAWKLAKLDSNEAMKAAAKARASSSVLRPIDTRRGPGSSLSSSGNASMRSSMSADYSASATKEKWPDMKLSSLHSSSYPQNLASQDDYESGTQSASSISSPVRIHKPVPHTQISMPPRAPPPPPRPAPVVPRPPPVPTTQISNPVFQSATSYVRENRKASVVWDQEAGRYVSVAPARTRLGAADGDQAARAPRFLANPGGEPSNHGRNLAPVNASSPALPSGQPSERLTYTGQSIFFGGPLLAAAAAGTRRSDDAGARVRPEERRQHDTGGERRRTAESFPVFAPGTFQKNPPPFNR; this comes from the exons ATGGCGAGGAAGCATGGCTGGCAGCTCCCCGTGCACACGCTCCAG GTTGTCGCAATTACGGTTTTCTTGCTTCTGGTGGTCGCATTTTATGCGTTCTTTGCACCATTTCTAGGGAAGAAAGTCCTAGAATATGTTGCAATTGGCACCTATACTTTCGTG GCATTCGCTGTTTTCATCTTTTATATCCGGTGCACTAGCATAAACCCTGCAGATCCTGGGATCATGTCACAGTTTGAGGATGGCTTCATTGATGCACCTGGAAGTACTGCTGACATACAGGGCACGAATTTGCCAGCAAAAACTGATACTGTTGCTGGCACAAACTCCCCAACATCTACTTATAGGAGCTCTCTAGATGGCCGTTCTAATCGTGATGGTTTAGCTGCTGGAGACGCAAATATAGATCTAGGGTCCCAACCACCAAGAAGTTCAAGGAGCTGCTTACTTGGAGGGCTTGTTTGTGCTTTGTTTATCAAGGAGGATTGTAGGAAATTTGATGATTCAGAGAATCAAGTGGACGGTGAAGATGCCTTGTTTTGCACATTATGTAATGCTGAG GTTCGCAAATTCAGTAAACATTGCAAAAGCTGTGACAAGTGTGTTGACGGATTTGATCATCACTGTCGG TGGTTAAATAACTGTGTTGGACGGAAGAACTATTTCACTTTTCTCGCTCTGATGACTACCAGTCTCCTCTGG CTTGCTATTGAAATTGGAGTAGGCATTGCTGTTCTTGTTATATGCTTCACCAACAAGAATTCAGAGAGAATTATTCAAGACAAGCTTGGGAATGGCTTACCTCGTCCTGCCTTTGCTACCATTGTC GCCTTTTTCACTCTTCTTTCTATAGTTGCTTGTGTACCTTTAGGGGAacttttcttcttccacatgatcttgatcagaAAG GGGATCACAACTTATGAATATGTTGTTGCAATGAGAGCTATGAGTGAAGTAGCACAAGAGGAAGAGGACCAGGAGGAGGTAAACATTGTTTACTCCCCAACAAATTCAGCCACTACTGGGTTCAGTGGTGCTAGTTCACTTGGTCTTCACTACAAGGGTTCATGGTGCACACCTCCAAGGATTTTTGTTGATAAG GATGAGGTGATCCCGCATTTGGAGCCAGGCATGGTACCATCAACCGTCGACCCTGATGCTGTTAGACACGCTGAAAGAGCAAACAAAGCCAAGAAGCAAGTCAAAATCAGTGCCTGGAAGCTTGCAAAGCTGGACAGCAATGAGGCAATGAAAGCTGCAGCGAAAGCTCGAGCATCATCCTCTGTCCTCAGACCTATAGATACCCGCCGGGGTCCAGGGTCCAGCCTTAGCTCTAGCGGCAATGCAAGCATGAGAAGCAGCATGAGTGCTGATTACAGTGCGAGTGCCACCAAGGAAAAATGGCCTGATATGAAGCTGTCGTCTCTTCATAGCTCCTCGTATCCTCAGAATCTCGCAAGCCAGGACGACTATGAATCAGGCACGCAGAGTGCTAGCAGCATAAGCAGCCCGGTCCGCATTCACAAGCCCGTGCCTCACACACAGATTAGCATGCCACCTCGTgcgcctccaccacctccaAGGCCTGCACCAGTGGTACCGAGGCCGCCGCCTGTTCCAACCACACAGATATCCAACCCGGTGTTCCAGTCAGCAACATCTTATGTCCGGGAGAACAGAAAAGCATCGGTTGTTTGGGATCAAGAGGCTGGTCGGTACGTTTCAGTGGCACCCGCACGCACTAGACTAGGAGCTGCTGATGGTGATCAAGCAGCAAGGGCACCTCGTTTCTTGGCGAACCCTGGTGGTGAGCCAAGCAATCACGGGAGAAATCTGGCGCCCGTGAATGCCTCTTCCCCAGCATTGCCATCTGGACAGCCGTCTGAGAGGTTGACATACACTGGGCAGTCGATATTCTTTGGCGGACCacttcttgctgctgctgctgctggcactCGGAGGAGTGATGATGCGGGTGCAAGAGTGCGACCCGAGGAAAGGCGGCAACATGACACTGGGGGGGAGAGGAGGCGAACCGCAGAGTCCTTCCCGGTGTTTGCTCCAGGAACGTTTCAGAAGAACCCACCACCGTTCAACAGGTGA
- the LOC120713820 gene encoding peroxisome biogenesis protein 1-like yields MSGGGMEVEVRVVGGARSCFIALPLHLIHALERTSASGDLPPVLALELRGPAGGRWSLAWSGAASRSRAIEVAQELADCISLPDGTIAQLSVARSLAKADSVSIEPYSEDDWEILESRAELAEETILKQVGIVYEGMKFPLWLDGHNIVKFVVVSSCPEKSVVRLVPGTEVAVAPKKRKEPSQDVKKQSTLEEPVKTKALLRVQQADRKHIHTFKYKGVDIGVVLSYAVLIHPDTATSVSVGNLQLVTVSPKSSKKGLAQNGKEVAQKKGISVAKERTLEAVVYILLSDSVAKGHVMLPYSIRHFISADVHSWVYINTYSANITKDEPLVTISSLRFKMHVKGAHGNSELVTQEGDTSKITRISPENDDFFQEAHYGESKSLQGADIESISESVSKQKFFLKHWLIGQLKEMCLHASHTEISSIVLPANVVLHFEVAHKKPNRGVELLYLLTFTSENSSFDNTQLKVETAWSAPIGNPENVELHFRKLELGEPVSFGSIMDSSATNGFKLTRSSLGWMETAMSDVTKRLSVLLSLTSLRLFNRLKFPFPGHVLVYGPRGSGKTALTRASAKYFEDHKEILAHVIYRDCSKLALGKAKETRQAIEDSISEALLHSPSIIIFDDLDSVISVSSDPQVSQSSSSSDSLVRYLADIMDDYRDKTRSTCGYGPIAFMASVQSLQSLPQDLTSSGRFDFHIELPALAVPQRNALLKHQVEEHELQCSEEVLSEIASKCEGYDAYDLEILVDRAVHAAASRFVLPSNASPNSVKPTLVMEDFSKAMHGFLPVAMRDLRKYAPDDKDGGWEDVGGLNEAVTIIKEVRDFFAKAAAAAPCLLFFDEFDSIAPQRGTHSAGVSDRVVNQFLTELDGVETLTGVFVFAATSKPQLIDAALLRPGRFDRLVFCDFPRWDERLEILKVHSRTVSLASDASLEDVASLTKGFTGADLAAILTDAGLAAVHELLDNQGNGIPEREPCISKELLMSVTRKARPSTPADEKRRYDREFGEFVSSRKSISTKARESKGKKVTLA; encoded by the exons atgagcggcggcgggatggAGGTGGAGGTCCGCGTggtgggcggcgcgcggagctgCTTCATCGCGCTCCCGCTCCACCTCATCCACGCCCTCGAGCGCACCTCCGCGTCCGGCGACCTCCCGCCCGTCCTCGCGCTCGAACTCCGCGGCCCCGCCGGTGGCCGCTGGTCCCTCGCCTGGTCCGGCGCCGCGTCCCGATCCCGCGCCATCGAG GTTGCACAAGAATTGGCAGACTGCATTTCACTGCCTGATGGAACTATAGCACAGCTGAGCGTAGCTCGCTCTCTGGCCAAAGCTGACTCAGTCAGTATAGAACCATACAGTGAGGATGACTGGGAGATACTGGAGAGCCGTGCTGAGTTGGCTGAAGAAACAATCTTGAAGCAG GTCGGCATCGTTTATGAGGGTATGAAATTCCCCTTGTGGTTGGATGGCCATAATATTGTGAAGTTTGTTGTGGTGTCATCTTGCCCAGAGAAGTCAGTTG ttCGACTTGTGCCAGGAACTGAAGTTGCTGTTGCACCCAAAAAACGCAAAGAGCCTTCTCAGGATGTGAAAAAGCAAAGTACACTGGAGGAACCAGTAAAAACAAAGGCGCTCCTTCGTGTACAACAGGCTGATAGGAAGCATATACATACGTTCAAATATAAAGGTGTTGACATAGGGGTGGTTCTCAGCTATGCTGTGCTAATACACCCTGATACAGCTACAAGCGTTTCGGTTGGCAATCTCCAATTGGTCACTGTTTCACCTAAATCATCAAAGAAAGGACTTGCTCAAAATGGCAAAGAAGTTGCACAAAAGAAGGGAATTTCAGTAGCTAAAGAAAGAACCCTCGAAGCTGTGGTTTATATCTTACTCTCAGACTCTGTTGCCAAAGGACATGTTATGCTCCCCTACTCTATTCGACACTTCATAAGTGCTGATGTACACTCAT GGGTATATATTAACACATACTCAGCTAATATCACGAAGGATGAGCCTTTAGTGACAATATCTTCTTTAAGGTTCAAGATGCATGTGAAAGGTGCCCATGGTAACAGCGAATTAGTCACTCAGGAAGGGGACACTTCGAAGATAACCAGAATTTCTCCGGAAAATGATGATTTCTTCCAGGAAGCTCATTATGGTGAAAGCAAAAGTCTTCAGGGTGCAGATATCGAGAGCATTTCTGAGTCCGTGTCAAAGCAGAAGTTTTTTCTTAAGCATTGGCTTATTGGACAACTTAAGGAAATGTGTTTACATGCTAGCCATACCGAGATAAGTTCAATAGTTTTACCAGCCAATGTTGTGCTCCATTTTGAGGTGGCACATAAAAAACCAAACAGAGGAGTTGAATTACTATACCTGCTCACATTTACTTCTGAAAACTCTAGTTTTGACAATACACAACTCAAGGTTGAGACTGCTTGGAGCGCTCCAATCGGCAATCCAGAAAATGTGGAACTGCATTTCAGGAAGTTGGAGTTAGGAGAGCCTGTATCTTTTGGTTCCATAATGGATAGTAGTGCCACTAATGGTTTCAAGTTGACACGATCTTCTTTAGGATGGATGGAGACTGCAATGTCAGATGTGACAAAAA GATTATCTGTGCTGTTATCGTTAACTAGCCTGAGGTTATTTAACAGACTAAAGTTCCCCTTTCCTGGACATGTTCTTGTCTATGGGCCTCGA GGTTCTGGGAAAACTGCTTTGACCAGGGCATCTGCAAAATACTTTGAAGATCATAAAGAGATCTTGGCACACGT AATATACAGAGATTGTTCCAAACTTGCCCTAGGCAAGGCTAAGGAGACGAGGCAAGCAATTGAGGACAGCATTTCTGAAGCGCTGCTTCATTCACCTTCGATCATCATATTTGATGATCTGGACAGTGTGATTTCGGTCTCTTCAGATCCTCAAGTTTCTCAATCGTCCAGTTCTTCTGATTCACTAGTAAGGTATTTGGCTGACATTATGGATGACTACAGG GATAAGACTCGAAGTACATGTGGATATGGACCTATTGCATTTATGGCTTCAGTTCAATCACTTCAGAGTCTTCCTCAAGACTTAACCTCTTCTG GTAGATTTGATTTCCACATTGAGCTTCCTGCTCTTGCAGTCCCTCAGCGCAATGCACTTTTGAAACATCAAGTTGAGGAGCATGAGTTGCAGTGTTCTGAGGAAGTTCTGTCTGAGATAGCATCAAAATGTGAAGGTTATGATGCATATGACTTG GAAATTTTGGTTGATAGGGCTGTGCACGCTGCTGCTTCTCGGTTTGTTCTGCCTTCTAATGCCTCTCCGAACTCTGTGAAACCAACTTTGGTGATGGAAGATTTCTCAAAGGCAATGCACGGCTTCCTTCCTGTCGCAATGCGTGATCTTAGAAAATATGCTCCTGATGATAAAGATGGTGGCTGGGAAGATGTTGGAGGGCTAAATGAAGCAGTAACTATTATTAAAGAG GTTCGTGACTTTTTTGCAaaggcagctgcagcagcacctTGCCTGCTATTCTTTGATGAATTTGACTCCATTGCACCCCAGCGAGGAACCCATAGTGCTGGAGTTTCTGATCGTGTTGTTAATCAG TTCTTGACAGAACTAGATGGTGTGGAAACCTTGACTGGAGTATTTGTATTTGCAGCTACGAG CAAGCCACAACTAATTGATGCTGCGCTCTTGCGGCCAGGAAGGTTTGATCGTCTAGTCTTTTGTGATTTTCCTCGATGGGATGAACGTTTGGAAATTCTGAAGGTGCATTCTAGGACG GTTTCACTGGCAAGTGATGCCAGTCTGGAAGATGTTGCTTCTCTGACCAAAGGATTTACTGGTGCTGATCTTGCTGCTATTCTAACGGATGCTGGGTTGGCAGCAGTTCATGAACTTTTGGACAACCAAGGGAACGGGATCCCAGAAAGAGAACCATGCATCAGCAAAGAACTTCTCATGTCTGTCACTAGGAAGGCTAGACCTTCTACACCTGCAGACGAGAAGAGGCGGTATGATAGGGAGTTTGGTGAATTTGTGTCATCCAGGAAGTCTATTTCCACAAAG GCAAGAGAGTCGAAAGGCAAAAAAGTCACACTAGCTTGA
- the LOC120713822 gene encoding NADH dehydrogenase [ubiquinone] iron-sulfur protein 5-B-like, with protein sequence MASGWGINGNKGRCYDFWLEFSECMSRCRQPSDCGLLREDYLECLHHSKEFQRRNRIYKEEQRQIRAAARKAKEEAEGAPAVAAHH encoded by the exons ATGGCGTCTGGATGGGGCATCAACGGGAACAAGGGCCGCTGCTACGACTTCTGGCTGGAGTTCAGCGAGTGCATGAGCCGCTGCCGCCAGCCCTCCGACTGCGGCCTCCTCCGCGAGGACTACCTCGAGTGCCTCCACCACTCCAAGGAG TTCCAGCGCAGGAACAGGATCTACAAGGAGGAGCAACGTCAGATCAGAGCTGCTGCTCGTAAGGCCAAGGAGGAAGCCGAGGGAGCCCCTGCTGTGGCAGCTCACCATTAG
- the LOC120713821 gene encoding phosphatidylinositol-3-phosphatase myotubularin-1-like, which yields MDGSGSWDAIDWNQIEDPRPRRLGQAVQESMDDFLLEDEAVIAQGHGVVLLNTREAGTLSVTNFRLLFVSQAKKCVIELGTIPLTTIEKLSDDVKLQPLPHLSDKSHPRELLQVIGKDMRIIVFAFVPKTKQKNEVFDALRRYTKPANLWDLYAFSCDPSTIKNDSEPKWRLLREYFRLFRKSLPQLRGAEEVSLSNDWWRLTRVNSSYSLCSTYPSELIVPRSISDEDLFQASTFRSGKRLPVISWCDAGSGAVLARSSQPMVGLMMNFRNNADEKLVCALSSRTTGDKGSPRKLYIIDARPRANALANGAKGGGSESSSNYPRSEVLFLGIQNIHTMRDSLSRLRDYVDAHGSISSNGTPSAVSVVGDRRNRGSTWGGGNLNSMTSFSSTLGEWLNHIQNILVGASWIAAQIAEEAAAVLVHCSDGWDRTTQLVALSCLLLDPYYRTFSGFQALVEKDWLAFGHPFAERMGVPTVAENGGSQYELLRQPSLGNLSSSPSRNALGPSGPSSNASAQSQTSNNSSPILLQWLDCISQLLRLYPCAFQFSSKFLVDFMDCVLSCRFGNFLCNSEREREQSGVTNSCRCMWSYLADLRASGGSFHEHYNPFYDPVKHNGALLPPAAALAPTLWPQFYLRWTCPIESQGGDLESQWHAMNKKYAEALKAKDIAELRAKDIKMKMESVKQDLQREKRASNTALVTAQSAQRENAAIKKAIESIGCTIKFSTSGNHEDRTEVLSCSLRRGTDVRDQGDENGDFSVSISAIEDSLVSEAPGDHFCESLCPFRTREGCRWPDAPCAQLGSQFVGLKANYDAFDRLSIQDCYFGPE from the exons atggaTGGCTCCGGCAGCTGGGACGCCATCGACTGGAACCAAATCGAG GATCCGAGGCCGCGGAGGCTGGGCCAGGCCGTCCAGGAGAGCATGGACGACTTCCtgctcgaggacgaggcggTTATCGCCCAG GGCCATGGAGTTGTTCTACTAAACACCCGTGAGGCTGGTACACTTTCAGTGACAAATTTCCGACTTCTCTTTGTG AGCCAAGCAAAAAAATGTGTCATAGAGCTGGGTACCATTCCGCTGACAACAATTGAGAAGCTAAGTGAT GATGTGAAGCTCCAACCCCTACCCCACCTCTCTGATAAGAGCCACCCCCGTGAACTTCTTCAAGTCATTG GAAAAGACATGAGAATCATTGTATTCGCTTTTGTTCCCAAAACAAAGCAG AAAAACGAAGTGTTTGATGCTTTGAGGAGATACACTAAACCTGCTAATTTGTGGGACCTATATGCATTTTCTTGTGATCCATCCACCATTAAGAATGACTCTGAGCCAAAGTGGCGGCTCTTGAGAGAATACTTCCGTCTTTTTAGGAAAAGTTTACCGCAGTTACGGGGAGCTGAGGAAGTTTCTTTGTCTAACGATTGGTGGAGGCTAACTAGAGTTAATTCTAGTTATTCATTGTGTTCAACTTACCCCTCTGAACTGATTGTACCAAGGAGCATAAG TGATGAAGATTTATTTCAAGCTTCTACTTTTCGATCAGGCAAACGCTTGCCTGTTATTTCATGGTGCGACGCTG GGTCCGGAGCTGTTCTGGCGAGGTCATCTCAGCCAATGGTTGGGTTGATGATGAACTTTAGAAA CAATGCTGATGAGAAGCTTGTATGTGCTCTTAGCAGCAGAACCACTGGTGATAAAGGATCTCCAAG GAAATTGTACATAATTGATGCCCGACCAAGAGCAAATGCTTTAGCAAATGGGGCAAAGGGAGGGGGTTCAGAGTCATCTTCTAACTACCCCAGATCTGAG GTTCTTTTTCTAGGAATACAAAATATCCACACAATGAGAGATAGCCTTTCTCGCCTTAGGGACTATGTGGATGCTCATGGCTCAATTTCATCAAATGGAACCCCTTCAGCTGTATCTGTTGTTGGAGATCGG AGGAATCGTGGATCAACATGGGGTGGTGGCAATCTAAATAGCATGACATCATTTTCTTCAACATTAGGGGAATGGCTAAACCATATCCAAAATATTCTGGTTGGTGCTTCGTGGATTGCTGCACAAATTGcggaagaagcagcagcagttcTTGTCCATTGCAG TGATGGATGGGACCGTACAACCCAGTTGGTTGCACTTTCTTGTTTATTGCTTGATCCTTATTATCGAACTTTCAGTGGATTCCAG GCCCTTGTGGAAAAGGATTGGTTAGCATTTGGTCATCCATTTGCAGAGAGGATGGGAGTTCCAACAGTAGCTGAGAATGGGGGATCGCAGTATGAGCTATTAAGGCAACCTTCCCTTGGGAATTTAAGCAGTTCACCAAGCAGGAACGCTCTAGGGCCATCAGGACCATCCTCCAATGCTTCAGCTCAATCCCAGACATCAAACAACTCTTCACCGATATTGTTACAG TGGCTCGACTGTATCTCTCAATTGCTACGTCTGTACCCATGTGCATTTCAGTTCTCTTCT AAATTCCTTGTTGATTTTATGGATTGTGTATTATCATGCCGCTTTGGAAACTTCTTATGCAACAG TGAGCGGGAAAGAGAGCAATCTGGTGTCACGAACTCTTGTCGTTGCATGTGGTCATATTTGGCTGATCTAAGAGCTTCTGGCGGCAGCTTCCATGAACACTACAATCCATTCTATGACCCAGTAAAGCATAATGGTGCACTATTGCCCCCTGCTGCTGCACTTGCTCCAACCCTTTGGCCCCAGTTTTATTTGAGATGGACATGCCCCATCGAATCACAAGGTGGTGATCTTGAATCCCAGTGGCATGCTATGAATAAAAAATATGCAGAAGCATTGAAG GCAAAGGACATCGCCGAACTGAGAGCAAAAGATATCAAAATGAAAATGGAATCTGTGAAACAAGACTTGCAGAGGGAGAAACGTGCAAGTAACACAGCCTTAGTCACAGCTCAAAGTGCTCAAAGGGAGAATGCTGCCATTAAAAAGGCGATAGAATCTATAGGATGCACTATCAAATTTTCGACGAGTGGAAACCATGAGGATAGAACTGAAGTGCTGTCTTGTTCATTGCGAAGAGGCACAGATGTTAGGGATCAAGGAGATGAAAATGGTGACTTCTCTGTATCAATCTCTGCAATTGAGGACAGCCTGGTCTCGGAAGCACCGGGGGACCATTTTTGCGAGTCACTGTGTCCCTTCCGCACAAGAGAAGGGTGCAGATGGCCAGATGCTCCATGTGCACAGCTTGGAAGCCAGTTTGTTGGTTTGAAGGCAAATTATGATGCTTTTGATCGGTTATCGATACAAGACTGCTATTTTGGTCCAGAGTAG